The following are from one region of the Deltaproteobacteria bacterium genome:
- a CDS encoding glycoside hydrolase family 15 protein, translating to MRYGMIGNCKTAALVHESGKIEWCCLPNFDSPSVFASLLDPQGGHFQVGQARPSTVQQSYLPQTNILQTEFIDGDNAFAVIDFMPRYREGEVYRHPIEIHRLLKPLRGHPIVQILFHPALNYAQGETQIQLYPHVISATHDVEDIYLYSSLPLEGVLAGAHIPLTRDEFLLLTYHEKMELPTLGYTYEMFEKTKTYWEGWSQHCRLPTLAQDAVLRSALALKLMTFQETGAIIAAPTTSLPEILGEERNWDYRYCWLRDSSLMLEALKSIGHFEEARAFIHFLLEILESKKTKIQIVYGINGRTHLEEKTLLHLSGYKNSKPVRIGNYACNTQQNDIYGEVLNTIYLYFFHYQFEKITDDVWSLVKFLVNTIGQKWCAEDAGIWEYRFHQAHFTFSKVLAWVALDRGSRIAEKLGRPHTAKNWQIVAEKIKVDILRHGWNPAIQAFTQSYGSADLDVGVLLMHRYGFLTADDPQWISTVKQCERFLLKDGFGFRYTASDDFGPPRSSFIMATFWIIKALYSIGEQTKALALFEKALAQTNHLGLLSEDIDPKTSELLGNFPQAFSHMALINTAHLLDKRTL from the coding sequence ATGCGATACGGAATGATTGGAAATTGCAAAACAGCGGCGTTAGTTCATGAAAGCGGCAAGATTGAATGGTGTTGCCTCCCTAATTTCGACAGCCCTTCTGTTTTTGCCAGCTTATTAGACCCACAAGGTGGGCACTTTCAAGTAGGGCAGGCTCGGCCGAGTACGGTTCAACAAAGCTACCTTCCCCAAACGAATATTCTACAAACCGAATTTATCGATGGCGACAATGCCTTTGCCGTGATTGATTTCATGCCGCGCTATCGCGAAGGCGAAGTGTATCGCCACCCCATCGAAATCCACCGCCTGCTAAAACCCTTACGTGGTCATCCGATCGTGCAAATTCTCTTTCACCCTGCCCTCAATTATGCCCAAGGCGAAACTCAAATCCAACTTTATCCTCATGTGATTAGCGCCACCCACGACGTAGAAGATATTTATCTTTATTCTAGCCTCCCGTTAGAAGGCGTGTTGGCAGGCGCTCATATTCCTTTGACCCGCGACGAATTTCTGCTTCTCACCTACCATGAAAAAATGGAACTCCCGACTTTAGGTTATACTTACGAAATGTTCGAAAAAACCAAAACCTATTGGGAAGGCTGGTCGCAACACTGCCGTCTCCCAACCCTTGCACAAGACGCGGTCTTACGATCGGCCTTAGCCCTTAAATTAATGACCTTCCAGGAAACCGGCGCCATTATTGCAGCTCCCACTACCTCGCTGCCAGAAATATTAGGTGAAGAACGTAATTGGGATTATCGTTATTGTTGGTTGCGTGATTCTTCTTTAATGTTAGAGGCCTTAAAAAGCATCGGCCACTTCGAAGAAGCTAGGGCCTTTATCCATTTTCTTTTAGAAATCTTAGAAAGTAAAAAAACCAAGATTCAAATTGTGTATGGAATTAACGGCCGCACCCACCTAGAAGAAAAAACGCTGCTTCACTTAAGTGGTTATAAAAATTCAAAACCAGTTCGCATTGGCAATTATGCTTGCAACACCCAACAAAATGATATTTATGGTGAGGTCTTAAACACCATCTATCTTTATTTTTTTCATTACCAATTTGAAAAAATCACAGACGACGTTTGGTCATTGGTAAAATTTTTAGTCAATACGATTGGTCAAAAATGGTGTGCCGAAGATGCAGGGATTTGGGAATATCGTTTTCACCAGGCCCATTTTACTTTTTCCAAAGTACTGGCTTGGGTCGCCTTAGATCGGGGGAGTCGCATTGCAGAAAAGTTAGGTCGCCCCCACACGGCTAAAAATTGGCAAATTGTAGCTGAAAAAATTAAAGTGGATATTCTCAGGCACGGCTGGAACCCAGCAATCCAAGCCTTTACCCAAAGTTATGGCTCTGCCGACCTTGATGTTGGAGTTTTACTGATGCACCGTTATGGATTTTTAACAGCTGATGACCCCCAGTGGATTTCCACTGTTAAACAATGCGAACGATTTTTATTGAAAGATGGTTTTGGGTTTCGCTACACGGCAAGCGATGATTTTGGCCCTCCCCGCAGTTCCTTTATCATGGCCACTTTCTGGATCATCAAAGCCCTTTACAGCATCGGGGAACAAACAAAGGCCCTTGCCCTTTTTGAAAAGGCCCTGGCCCAGACCAATCACTTGGGGCTACTCTCAGAAGACATTGACCCAAAAACCAGCGAGCTATTGGGAAACTTTCCTCAAGCGTTTTCACACATGGCGCTCATCAACACCGCACATTTACTCGATAAGAGGACGCTATGA
- a CDS encoding bifunctional alpha,alpha-trehalose-phosphate synthase (UDP-forming)/trehalose-phosphatase: MRLLVVSNRLPITAQEKDGEFRFHKSVGGLATGLSSFLKTLPAQSNEINDYLWIGWPGLWVEPAQQENFRQQMLAKAKSYPVFLTDESLDKFYHGFCNKTLWPLFHFFTNYTGLEQKHWEEYKRVNQQYCKTLLDILKPDDIVWIHDYQLMLLPQLIRKARPEITIGFFLHIPFPPFEIFRFLPIQWRQTLLSGLLGADLLGFHTHDYTQAFLRCVLRILGPEHNMGQIIFDNRVVKADTFPMGIDFEAFHNAVSSVEVLAEEEKLKTSFQNLKVVLSVDRLDYTKGILNRLQGYELFLEKNQPWLKKVVLVLVLVPSRVRVDHYQKMKRQIDEYIGKINGRFGSLDWTPIIYQYRTLTSSPLIALYHSSDVALVTPLRDGMNLIAKEYLACRTDGTGVLILSEMAGASQELGEALIINPNSKEEIAEALKAALEMPASEQIHRNRVMQARLKQYNIIRWAHDFMHELFETKTLEKKFRTKLMVPALQQELVKKFQGAKHRLLLLDYDGTLVSFNPSPELAIPSETLLTLLQRLSDHPSTDLVIVSGRNKSILQKWFQNAGIHLVAEHGAWIRNQNTDWKTIKPLRDDWKPQILSILRTCSDRLPGSFVEEKEYSVVWHYRKADPELASLRKKELMDDLVNFTATIEVQVVPGNKIVEVRNAGLSKGLAAMEFISRHPFDFVLAIGDDQTDEDLFHALPESAYSIRVGISNSFAKFNLPSHHEVLQLLESLTC; the protein is encoded by the coding sequence ATGAGGCTTTTAGTTGTATCTAATCGCTTACCCATCACCGCTCAAGAAAAAGACGGTGAATTTAGATTTCATAAAAGTGTGGGGGGCTTAGCAACGGGGTTGAGTTCTTTTTTGAAAACACTGCCAGCTCAATCTAATGAAATTAATGACTATCTATGGATAGGCTGGCCAGGGTTATGGGTTGAACCCGCCCAACAAGAAAATTTTCGTCAACAAATGTTGGCCAAGGCTAAAAGCTACCCCGTTTTTTTAACCGATGAATCCTTAGACAAATTTTACCATGGCTTTTGCAACAAAACCCTGTGGCCGCTGTTTCATTTTTTTACTAATTATACCGGGTTAGAACAAAAGCATTGGGAAGAATACAAACGCGTCAACCAACAATATTGCAAAACTCTATTAGACATCCTTAAACCCGATGACATCGTTTGGATTCACGATTATCAGTTGATGTTGTTACCTCAACTGATTCGCAAAGCGAGGCCTGAAATTACGATTGGTTTTTTTCTTCATATTCCCTTTCCCCCCTTTGAAATTTTTCGTTTTCTTCCAATCCAGTGGCGGCAAACCCTTTTGTCAGGCTTATTAGGTGCCGATTTGCTTGGCTTTCACACCCACGACTATACGCAAGCTTTTTTAAGATGTGTTTTGAGAATCTTGGGGCCAGAGCACAACATGGGGCAAATTATTTTTGACAATCGCGTGGTGAAAGCCGACACCTTTCCCATGGGGATTGATTTTGAAGCCTTTCATAACGCGGTTTCGAGTGTTGAAGTTCTCGCTGAAGAAGAAAAACTAAAAACCTCTTTTCAAAACTTAAAGGTTGTTCTTTCGGTCGATCGGCTGGATTATACCAAGGGCATTCTCAATCGCCTCCAAGGCTATGAACTTTTTCTGGAAAAAAACCAACCTTGGCTGAAAAAAGTTGTATTGGTTTTAGTACTGGTTCCCTCACGAGTTCGAGTCGACCATTATCAAAAAATGAAACGCCAAATCGATGAATATATCGGAAAAATCAACGGCCGCTTTGGCAGCCTCGACTGGACACCTATTATTTATCAATATCGAACCTTAACTTCTTCCCCCCTGATCGCTCTGTATCATTCCAGCGACGTAGCCCTGGTCACGCCACTCCGAGACGGCATGAACCTCATTGCCAAAGAATACCTGGCCTGCCGCACCGATGGCACAGGCGTGCTGATCCTAAGCGAAATGGCGGGTGCCTCTCAAGAGTTGGGAGAAGCCTTGATTATTAATCCCAACTCGAAAGAAGAAATTGCGGAGGCCCTTAAAGCCGCACTCGAAATGCCCGCCTCCGAACAAATCCACCGTAACCGCGTTATGCAAGCACGGCTCAAACAATACAATATTATCCGTTGGGCCCACGATTTTATGCACGAATTATTTGAAACCAAAACGCTTGAGAAAAAATTTCGTACTAAGTTGATGGTACCCGCGTTACAACAGGAGTTAGTCAAAAAATTTCAAGGGGCTAAGCATCGTCTGCTCTTGCTCGACTACGATGGCACCCTGGTTTCGTTTAACCCTAGCCCAGAATTAGCCATACCCAGCGAAACCTTGCTCACACTACTCCAAAGGCTCAGCGATCATCCATCAACCGATCTAGTTATTGTTAGTGGGCGCAATAAAAGTATTTTACAAAAATGGTTTCAAAATGCAGGAATTCACTTGGTGGCCGAACATGGCGCCTGGATCCGAAACCAAAATACCGATTGGAAAACCATCAAACCCTTAAGGGATGATTGGAAACCTCAAATCCTATCTATTTTGAGAACATGTTCCGACCGACTGCCAGGTTCTTTTGTCGAAGAAAAAGAATATTCGGTCGTTTGGCATTATCGCAAAGCCGACCCCGAACTCGCCTCACTCCGTAAAAAAGAACTTATGGATGATTTAGTCAACTTTACCGCCACCATTGAAGTGCAAGTCGTGCCTGGCAATAAAATTGTCGAAGTCCGCAATGCAGGGTTATCAAAAGGCTTGGCAGCCATGGAATTTATTTCACGCCATCCATTTGATTTTGTATTGGCAATCGGTGACGACCAAACCGACGAAGATCTTTTTCACGCCCTTCCCGAAAGCGCTTATTCCATCCGCGTTGGCATCAGCAATTCCTTCGCCAAATTTAATCTCCCCTCTCATCACGAAGTATTGCAGCTATTGGAGTCCTTGACTTGTTGA